One Streptomyces drozdowiczii DNA segment encodes these proteins:
- a CDS encoding multicopper oxidase family protein — MVTRRTLMTALSVTGAGLFTGAAFTPLMTAGAAPREDAAATGGAAVPVGPAVQPFQVPLPLLPVLTPGATRGGADVYDITMRRTGAEILPGLSTDVLTYDGHFPGGIVRARSGRPVVMRQHNQLGVDTSVHLHGASVPVTSDGDPMNTFASGTSRTYTYPNQQPHASLWYHDHAHHSESENCYRGLSGSYLLTDDVEEALPLPAGRYDVTVALRDAHFDDDGQLLYILDDAAGRSTILANGKPYPYLQVAARKYRFRLLNSSNLRFFALRLADGSPFTQIGSDGGLLPRPFTTDALLLSPAERADVVIDFSRYPVGTRLVLENTLGPGDPDRTGKVMRFDVVRKAPDPSRVPSVLRTLPPLPPVTGRRSFDLNVAVVGGEPQGTINGRVYDPARIDTDIPYGASEVWTVTNTNTDVPHNFHMHLVQFRVLERNGKSPTGAEAGLKDTVCLLPGETVKLQATFDSYRGTYVYHCHLLDHSAMGMMARMRIR; from the coding sequence ATGGTGACCAGACGCACTCTGATGACCGCCCTGAGCGTCACCGGCGCCGGGCTGTTCACCGGCGCGGCCTTCACCCCGCTGATGACGGCGGGCGCCGCCCCGCGCGAGGACGCCGCCGCGACCGGCGGGGCGGCCGTGCCCGTGGGCCCCGCCGTCCAGCCGTTCCAGGTGCCGCTGCCCCTGCTGCCGGTGCTGACCCCCGGCGCGACGCGCGGCGGCGCCGACGTCTACGACATCACCATGCGCCGGACCGGCGCCGAGATCCTGCCGGGCCTGAGCACCGACGTCCTCACCTACGACGGGCACTTCCCCGGCGGCATCGTCCGGGCCCGCTCCGGGCGCCCCGTGGTGATGCGCCAGCACAACCAGCTGGGCGTGGACACCTCGGTGCACCTCCACGGCGCCTCGGTGCCCGTCACCAGCGACGGCGACCCGATGAACACCTTCGCCTCCGGGACGAGCCGCACCTACACGTACCCGAACCAGCAGCCGCACGCCTCGCTCTGGTACCACGACCACGCCCACCACTCGGAGTCCGAGAACTGCTACCGGGGCCTGTCGGGCAGCTATCTGCTCACCGACGACGTGGAGGAGGCGCTGCCGCTGCCGGCCGGGCGCTACGACGTCACCGTGGCGCTGCGCGACGCCCACTTCGACGACGACGGGCAGCTGCTGTACATCCTGGACGACGCGGCGGGCCGCTCCACGATCCTCGCGAACGGCAAGCCGTACCCGTACCTCCAGGTCGCCGCCCGCAAGTACCGCTTCCGGTTGCTGAACTCCTCCAACCTGCGGTTCTTCGCGCTGCGCCTGGCCGACGGCTCGCCCTTCACCCAGATCGGCTCCGACGGCGGCCTGCTGCCGCGCCCCTTCACCACCGACGCGCTGCTCCTGTCACCGGCCGAGCGCGCGGACGTCGTCATCGACTTCTCCCGCTACCCGGTCGGCACGCGGCTCGTCCTGGAGAACACCCTCGGCCCCGGCGACCCGGACCGGACGGGCAAGGTCATGCGCTTCGACGTGGTGCGCAAGGCGCCCGACCCGAGCCGGGTGCCGTCCGTACTGCGTACACTGCCGCCGCTGCCGCCGGTGACCGGGCGGCGCTCCTTCGACCTGAACGTCGCCGTCGTCGGCGGTGAACCGCAGGGCACCATCAACGGCCGCGTCTACGATCCCGCGCGCATCGACACCGACATCCCGTACGGCGCCAGCGAGGTCTGGACCGTCACCAACACCAACACCGACGTGCCGCACAACTTCCACATGCACCTGGTGCAGTTCCGCGTCCTGGAGCGCAACGGGAAGTCGCCGACCGGCGCCGAGGCGGGCCTCAAGGACACCGTGTGCCTGCTGCCCGGCGAGACCGTCAAACTCCAGGCCACCTTCGACTCGTACCGGGGCACCTACGTCTACCACTGCCACCTGCTCGACCACTCCGCGATGGGCATGATGGCGCGGATGCGCATCCGCTGA
- a CDS encoding pyridoxal phosphate-dependent decarboxylase family protein, whose product MDLRYWLPRAVDVAEHWGERFGPYREHPSHLVGDEEFASAFAAFSKRLDDNYPFFHPRYAGQMVKPPHPAAVVGYVTAMLFNPNNHAAEGGPATTEMERECVDLLAGMFGFRGSHLGHLTTSGTMANLEALYVARQTHPGRGIAYSAECHYTHARMCGVLGIEGHRVPADGLGRIDLDALEKLLAAGRVGTVVVTTGTTGLGAVDPVHEVVPLARRYGVRVHVDAAYGGFYALLGRSDRPEGIDVRPWRAIADCDSVVVDPHKHGLQPYGCGAVLFNDDAARNHLAHDSPYTYFTEAALHLGEISLECSRAGAAAAALWLTLQLLPLTRDGFGEVLAGSRRAAVGWAERIEASEELETYQAPQLDIVSYFPATRPLTLSAVDAASGRLLTDGMHAERDPVFLSVLRTDAADFARRRPDVAADADTARVMRSVLIKPEAELHLDQLHTRVEQLAATGRVRPPRPAHPSSNGRRTS is encoded by the coding sequence GTGGATCTTCGTTACTGGCTGCCGCGTGCCGTAGACGTGGCCGAACACTGGGGAGAGCGCTTCGGCCCGTACCGGGAGCATCCCTCGCACCTGGTCGGGGACGAGGAGTTCGCATCCGCGTTCGCCGCGTTCTCCAAGCGGCTGGACGACAACTATCCGTTCTTCCATCCGCGCTACGCGGGGCAGATGGTCAAGCCGCCCCATCCGGCGGCGGTCGTCGGGTACGTCACGGCGATGCTGTTCAACCCGAACAACCACGCCGCCGAGGGCGGCCCGGCCACCACCGAGATGGAACGCGAGTGCGTGGACCTGCTCGCCGGCATGTTCGGCTTCCGGGGTTCGCACCTGGGCCATCTGACGACGAGCGGGACCATGGCGAACCTGGAGGCGCTGTACGTGGCGCGCCAGACGCATCCCGGACGCGGCATCGCGTACAGCGCCGAGTGCCACTACACGCACGCCCGCATGTGCGGGGTGCTCGGCATCGAGGGCCACCGGGTGCCCGCCGACGGCCTGGGCCGCATCGATCTGGACGCCCTGGAGAAGCTGCTCGCGGCCGGCCGGGTCGGCACGGTGGTGGTGACCACGGGGACGACGGGGCTGGGGGCGGTCGACCCGGTGCACGAGGTGGTGCCGCTGGCCCGGCGGTACGGCGTACGGGTCCATGTGGACGCCGCCTACGGCGGGTTCTACGCGCTCCTCGGGCGCTCGGACCGGCCCGAGGGCATCGACGTACGCCCGTGGCGGGCCATCGCGGACTGCGACTCGGTCGTCGTGGACCCGCACAAGCACGGCCTCCAGCCCTACGGGTGCGGGGCGGTGCTGTTCAACGACGACGCCGCCCGCAACCACCTGGCGCACGACTCGCCGTACACCTACTTCACCGAGGCCGCACTGCACCTGGGCGAGATCAGCCTGGAGTGCTCGCGGGCCGGGGCGGCGGCCGCCGCGCTCTGGCTGACGCTGCAACTGCTGCCGCTGACCCGGGACGGCTTCGGCGAGGTCCTGGCCGGCAGCCGCCGCGCGGCCGTCGGATGGGCGGAGCGCATCGAGGCGTCCGAGGAGCTGGAGACGTACCAGGCACCGCAGCTGGACATCGTCAGCTACTTCCCCGCGACCCGGCCGCTGACGCTGTCCGCCGTCGACGCCGCGTCCGGCCGGCTGCTCACGGACGGCATGCACGCGGAGCGGGACCCCGTGTTCCTGAGCGTGCTGCGGACCGACGCGGCGGACTTCGCCCGGCGCCGGCCCGACGTGGCGGCCGACGCCGACACGGCCCGGGTGATGCGCAGCGTCCTGATCAAACCCGAAGCCGAACTGCACCTCGACCAGCTGCACACCCGGGTGGAGCAGCTGGCGGCGACCGGGCGCGTCCGACCGCCGCGCCCGGCACACCCCTCATCGAACGGGAGGAGAACTTCGTGA
- a CDS encoding DUF6875 domain-containing protein, with amino-acid sequence MRGDSRLQIYTPGQVDRGLVPAGQLGPLREVLEWSRTFLVSSHPELGRSGPVCPYTQPSLRAGRFLLAVPAQSTPAALPGAVEALRTWYERLAAELAEDERELLTVLMVLPELDHADPADLDLLQADAKDDFVAQGLMIGQFHPLCAEPGLWNEDFAPLRSPVPLLAVRRLLVFDLPFLVGADRHIDHYLRRFAPDIPARVRDQLVNRVVS; translated from the coding sequence ATGAGGGGCGACAGCCGGCTCCAGATCTACACGCCGGGTCAGGTGGACCGGGGCCTCGTCCCGGCCGGACAGCTCGGGCCGCTGCGCGAGGTGCTGGAGTGGAGCCGGACCTTCCTGGTGTCGAGCCATCCCGAGCTGGGCCGAAGCGGTCCCGTCTGCCCGTACACCCAGCCGTCGCTGCGCGCCGGCCGGTTCCTGCTCGCCGTGCCGGCGCAGAGCACCCCGGCCGCGCTGCCGGGTGCCGTGGAGGCGCTGCGTACCTGGTACGAACGGCTGGCGGCGGAGCTGGCGGAGGACGAGCGGGAACTCCTCACCGTACTGATGGTGCTTCCGGAGCTCGACCACGCGGACCCGGCGGACCTGGACCTGTTGCAGGCGGACGCGAAGGACGACTTCGTGGCCCAGGGGCTGATGATCGGCCAGTTCCATCCGCTGTGCGCCGAACCGGGGCTGTGGAACGAGGACTTCGCGCCGCTGCGCTCACCCGTGCCGCTGCTCGCGGTGCGCCGGCTGCTGGTGTTCGACCTGCCGTTCCTGGTCGGCGCCGACCGGCACATCGACCACTATCTGCGCCGGTTCGCCCCGGACATCCCGGCGCGGGTGCGCGACCAGCTGGTCAACCGCGTCGTGTCCTGA
- a CDS encoding indole-3-glycerol-phosphate synthase: MSLPFIESLLSAPQPLVMEVKRRDAFGFDLISGHTPAEIVTAYEKAGAPCISVVTGRWFGGTRELLRDVARLTELPLLQKDFITRKDQLETARELGASAVLLTAGLLSASALRGLTIAALSAGLTPFVEATTEAEIASVPHADECVIAVNNKDIKTRERDRGDLDRSFELLPALIASGTPCPVSASAIDSPQTAARLLDAGYKGLLVGTALLRSGDPGEWLRTLESSRQTVRSALHPS, encoded by the coding sequence ATGAGCCTTCCCTTCATCGAGTCCCTGCTGTCGGCCCCGCAGCCCCTGGTGATGGAGGTCAAGCGGCGCGACGCGTTCGGCTTCGACCTCATCTCGGGACACACCCCCGCAGAGATCGTCACCGCGTACGAGAAAGCCGGGGCACCCTGCATCTCGGTCGTCACGGGACGCTGGTTCGGCGGCACCCGCGAACTGCTCCGCGATGTCGCCCGGCTGACCGAACTCCCGCTGCTCCAGAAGGACTTCATCACCCGCAAGGACCAGCTGGAGACCGCCCGGGAGCTGGGCGCGTCGGCCGTCCTGCTCACCGCGGGACTGCTCTCCGCCTCCGCGCTGCGCGGGCTCACCATCGCGGCGCTCAGTGCGGGCCTGACCCCGTTCGTCGAGGCCACCACCGAGGCCGAGATCGCGTCCGTGCCGCACGCCGACGAGTGCGTCATCGCCGTCAACAACAAGGACATCAAGACCCGGGAACGCGACCGGGGCGACCTGGACCGCAGCTTCGAGCTGCTGCCCGCCCTGATCGCGAGCGGCACCCCCTGCCCGGTGAGCGCCAGCGCCATCGACAGCCCGCAGACGGCGGCCCGGCTGCTGGACGCCGGCTACAAGGGCCTCCTCGTCGGCACCGCCCTGCTGCGCAGCGGCGACCCCGGCGAGTGGCTGCGTACGCTGGAGAGCAGTCGGCAGACCGTGCGGTCGGCCCTCCATCCGTCGTGA
- a CDS encoding N-(5'-phosphoribosyl)anthranilate isomerase, translating to MTTLSPPRTLKVCGATSTRDIEVLAGAGAGLVGLWHGVPGGPADLPEHEVAALAAAVRATATLHPVLVTFLGDPDAVAGVLRRTGIRTVQLHAYQPPATVRALRTALPDAVIVKVLHVADGTCPERPLIGAYERAGTDLFLIDATTADGRVGSTGQRLDEETVLRLAERFTLPFWLAGGLDRTNRSAYERVLRHPRLRGIDVDTAARGGDGRFGAPEVAALAHAWDAGPGHPTPRTPSATDTPTTRPTEQP from the coding sequence ATGACCACCCTGTCCCCACCGCGCACCCTCAAGGTCTGCGGCGCCACCAGCACCCGCGACATCGAGGTGCTGGCCGGCGCCGGCGCCGGACTCGTCGGCCTCTGGCACGGCGTCCCCGGCGGCCCCGCGGACCTGCCCGAGCACGAGGTGGCCGCCCTCGCGGCGGCCGTCCGTGCCACCGCCACCCTGCACCCCGTCCTGGTCACCTTCCTCGGTGACCCGGACGCGGTGGCCGGCGTCCTGCGCCGCACCGGCATCCGCACCGTCCAGCTCCACGCCTACCAGCCGCCCGCCACCGTCCGCGCCCTGCGCACGGCACTGCCCGACGCCGTCATCGTCAAGGTGCTGCACGTCGCGGACGGCACCTGCCCGGAACGCCCCCTGATCGGGGCGTACGAGCGGGCCGGCACCGACCTCTTCCTCATCGACGCCACCACCGCCGACGGCCGCGTCGGCTCCACGGGGCAGCGTCTGGACGAGGAGACCGTCCTCCGCCTGGCCGAACGGTTCACCCTGCCGTTCTGGCTCGCCGGCGGACTCGACCGGACCAACCGGTCCGCGTACGAACGGGTCCTGCGCCACCCCCGGCTGCGCGGCATCGACGTCGACACCGCGGCCCGCGGCGGCGACGGCCGCTTCGGCGCACCCGAGGTGGCCGCACTGGCCCACGCCTGGGACGCCGGGCCGGGCCACCCCACCCCCCGCACTCCTTCCGCCACGGACACCCCGACCACACGGCCTACGGAGCAGCCATGA
- a CDS encoding acyl-CoA dehydrogenase family protein translates to MIRWNTDQADLRAGLARWGEALSADHIAQDERAEFSWEKWKLVRRAGILALPFAEEHGGLGQSLLTTMYVLEGLGEHCRDAGLNFCVTTTLASTGVPLMRFGTPAQQAEYLPRISSGEAIGAHAITESESGSDAMAMATRAERDGDDFVLNGSKCFVSNGPVADVFVVYARTHPDGGALGVTAFLVDRNTPGLTVGRPVKKMGLRTSPLSELYFDDCRIPRDRVLGRVGGGFIVLDYVMKREILLSFIVNVGEMQHRFDRCVEYARTRRSFGKTIGSYQSIANKIVDAKIGLESARKWLYDTAERLEEGEDVTEDLAIAKLITSEANLAGSLTAVQVFGGHGYMSEYGLEIDVRNAVGGTIYSGSNEIQYNRIASKLGLGR, encoded by the coding sequence GTGATCCGCTGGAACACCGACCAGGCCGACCTCCGGGCCGGCCTGGCCCGGTGGGGCGAGGCACTCAGCGCCGACCACATCGCCCAGGACGAACGAGCGGAGTTCTCCTGGGAGAAGTGGAAACTGGTGCGCCGGGCCGGCATCCTCGCCCTGCCCTTCGCCGAGGAGCACGGCGGCCTGGGCCAGTCCCTCCTCACCACCATGTACGTCCTGGAAGGGCTCGGCGAGCACTGCCGTGACGCGGGTCTGAACTTCTGCGTCACCACCACGCTCGCCAGCACGGGCGTCCCCCTCATGCGCTTCGGCACGCCCGCGCAGCAGGCGGAGTACCTTCCCCGGATCAGCTCCGGCGAGGCGATCGGCGCCCACGCGATCACCGAGTCGGAGTCCGGGAGCGACGCGATGGCCATGGCCACGCGCGCGGAACGCGACGGCGACGACTTCGTGCTGAACGGAAGCAAGTGCTTCGTCAGCAACGGCCCCGTCGCCGACGTGTTCGTCGTGTACGCCCGCACCCACCCCGACGGCGGCGCCCTCGGCGTGACCGCGTTCCTCGTGGACCGGAACACCCCGGGCCTGACCGTCGGCAGGCCCGTCAAGAAGATGGGCCTGCGCACCTCCCCGCTCAGCGAGCTGTACTTCGACGACTGCCGCATCCCGCGCGACCGGGTCCTCGGCCGAGTGGGCGGCGGCTTCATCGTCCTCGACTACGTGATGAAGCGGGAGATCCTCCTCTCGTTCATCGTGAACGTGGGGGAGATGCAGCACCGGTTCGACCGCTGCGTCGAGTACGCCCGCACCCGCCGCTCGTTCGGTAAGACGATCGGCTCCTACCAGTCCATCGCCAACAAGATCGTGGACGCCAAGATCGGCCTGGAGTCGGCCAGGAAGTGGCTCTACGACACCGCCGAACGCCTTGAGGAGGGCGAGGACGTCACCGAGGACCTGGCCATCGCCAAGCTGATCACCAGCGAAGCCAACCTCGCCGGCTCGCTCACCGCCGTCCAGGTCTTCGGCGGCCACGGCTACATGAGCGAGTACGGACTGGAGATCGACGTCCGCAACGCCGTGGGCGGCACGATCTACTCGGGCAGCAACGAGATCCAGTACAACCGCATCGCGTCCAAGCTGGGCCTGGGCCGATGA
- a CDS encoding ectoine synthase, with protein MIIRDLETVKSVDWGNGLSRRFLTESDGVGYSITDTTVRAGTKSRLEYRNHLESCYCIEGSGEVVELDGTVHPITPGRLYSLDQHDAHYLVASPHEDLRLVCVFTPALQGDEVHSLDAHTSSAY; from the coding sequence ATGATCATCCGTGACCTGGAGACCGTCAAGAGCGTCGACTGGGGCAACGGGCTCAGCCGTCGTTTCCTCACCGAGTCCGACGGCGTCGGCTACTCGATCACCGACACCACGGTGCGAGCCGGCACCAAGTCCCGCCTGGAGTACCGCAACCACCTGGAGTCCTGCTACTGCATCGAGGGCTCCGGCGAGGTGGTCGAGCTCGACGGCACCGTGCACCCCATCACGCCGGGCCGGCTGTACTCCCTCGACCAGCACGACGCGCACTACCTCGTCGCCTCCCCGCACGAGGACCTGAGACTCGTCTGCGTCTTCACCCCGGCGCTCCAGGGCGACGAGGTGCACAGCCTCGACGCGCACACCTCCTCCGCCTACTGA
- the trpA gene encoding tryptophan synthase subunit alpha: protein MADFFTGSGPGRPGLTLFLNAGDPPLDELADVVHMLDEEGVDCLELAVPFPDSFTDGPVVRRSARRALDRGTGLDDVLGFVARVRPGLRRLRIALLADWSHSLKHRDLGAAVKDITASGADGLLVHGLPPRLRDAYREATEAAGTAVVTTCYPTSPEETRARAARESSAYVYLVAHYGRSGTAPPAGHAALAPVVAGLRAHTNSPIAVGFGVSTRSHVAAVAASGADAAIVGSAGVARVEQALDEEGSVTTALRDFVRSLQPGPDETSTANTPIRTRS, encoded by the coding sequence ATGGCTGACTTCTTCACCGGGAGCGGACCCGGCCGACCCGGGCTCACGCTGTTCCTCAACGCGGGCGACCCGCCGCTGGACGAGCTGGCCGACGTCGTCCACATGCTCGACGAGGAGGGCGTCGACTGCCTCGAACTGGCGGTGCCCTTCCCGGACTCCTTCACCGACGGGCCGGTCGTACGCCGCTCCGCCCGGCGCGCCCTGGACCGGGGCACCGGCCTGGACGACGTCCTCGGCTTCGTCGCCCGCGTCCGGCCGGGGCTGCGGCGGCTGCGGATCGCGCTGCTCGCCGACTGGAGCCACTCCCTCAAGCACCGGGACCTGGGCGCTGCCGTCAAGGACATCACCGCGTCCGGCGCCGACGGCCTCCTGGTGCACGGCCTGCCGCCCCGGCTGCGGGACGCCTACCGCGAGGCCACCGAGGCGGCCGGCACCGCCGTCGTCACCACCTGCTACCCGACCAGCCCGGAGGAGACCCGGGCCCGGGCCGCCCGCGAGTCCTCCGCGTACGTCTATCTGGTGGCGCACTACGGCCGCAGCGGCACCGCGCCGCCCGCCGGGCACGCCGCGCTCGCCCCGGTCGTCGCCGGGCTGCGGGCCCACACGAACTCCCCGATCGCCGTCGGCTTCGGGGTCAGTACGCGCAGCCACGTCGCGGCGGTCGCCGCGAGCGGGGCCGACGCAGCGATCGTCGGTTCCGCGGGCGTGGCGCGCGTGGAGCAGGCCCTCGACGAGGAGGGTTCCGTCACCACGGCACTGCGCGACTTCGTCCGGTCGCTCCAGCCCGGACCGGACGAGACAAGTACGGCCAATACCCCTATCCGAACAAGGAGTTGA